In Bacilli bacterium, the following are encoded in one genomic region:
- the ligA gene encoding NAD-dependent DNA ligase LigA has protein sequence MDQMDEMRNLVAEINRHNYHYYTLDQPIISDREYDKLYDRLVALENETGVVLPDSPTRRVGGELLKGFAEHRHLGRLWSLDKAQSIADLHAWHARARKLVADFNAKHPDAMLPPLSFVVELKFDGLTLNLTYDHGELVQAATRGNGEVGEGILPQVRTIRSIPLAIPYRDGVIEVQGEGMMHLSVLAEYNKTAAEPLKNARNAAAGALRNLNPEVTAARRLDAFIYNVGYADGLHFADHKEMVAFLRENRFKVNPHIVFCSTMEEVVAQVERIAEMRFSLDYLIDGAVVKIADMRTRDVLGYTEKFPRWAVAYKFEAEEATTVLTDVSWEVGRTGKLTPVATVEPVELAGVTVQRCTLNNLGDIERKNLRYALGSHVFIRRSNDVIPEILGKATDEPDGREIPVPAECPACGTPLEERGAHLFCPNRLGCKPQLIGRIVHFASRDAMDIETFSVATAEQLYDELGVKDPADLYDLRLADLVGLERFAEKKANNLLQAIEASKTKDLASFLFALGIPNTGKTTTKSLAGHFRSMDAVMRATREELTGLPDIGDVVADSIVTFFADPYIRASLSRMFAAGVRPTAPAERTQTDSMFSGKTVVLTGTLASLTRDEATAKLEALGAKVAGSVSKKTDFVIAGENAGSKLAKARDLGVTVIDDEAEFLKLLGMGEA, from the coding sequence ATGGATCAGATGGATGAGATGCGAAATCTGGTTGCGGAGATCAATCGGCACAATTATCATTATTACACGTTGGATCAGCCGATTATTAGTGATCGTGAATATGACAAGTTGTATGACCGGCTTGTCGCTTTGGAAAACGAAACCGGGGTTGTGCTGCCCGACTCGCCAACGCGCCGCGTCGGCGGGGAGTTGCTCAAAGGTTTTGCCGAACATCGCCATCTCGGTCGTCTGTGGAGTCTCGACAAGGCGCAAAGCATCGCCGATTTGCATGCCTGGCATGCCCGGGCGCGCAAACTGGTTGCCGATTTTAACGCGAAACATCCCGACGCTATGCTGCCGCCTTTATCCTTTGTGGTGGAATTAAAATTCGACGGCTTAACGCTCAATCTGACTTACGATCACGGCGAGCTTGTACAGGCGGCGACGCGGGGCAACGGCGAAGTCGGCGAAGGCATTTTGCCGCAGGTGCGGACGATTCGTTCCATTCCGCTTGCCATTCCTTACCGCGATGGCGTAATCGAGGTGCAGGGCGAAGGCATGATGCATTTATCGGTGCTTGCGGAATATAACAAGACGGCTGCCGAGCCGCTGAAAAACGCGCGCAACGCCGCCGCCGGCGCGCTGCGCAACCTTAACCCGGAGGTGACGGCGGCACGCAGACTGGATGCGTTTATCTATAACGTCGGTTATGCGGATGGCCTGCATTTTGCCGATCATAAGGAAATGGTCGCCTTTTTGCGCGAAAACCGCTTCAAAGTAAATCCGCATATTGTGTTTTGCTCCACAATGGAAGAAGTTGTCGCACAAGTGGAACGCATTGCCGAAATGCGTTTTTCGCTGGATTATTTGATCGACGGCGCGGTCGTGAAAATCGCCGATATGCGCACCCGCGACGTTTTGGGCTATACCGAAAAGTTCCCCCGTTGGGCGGTCGCCTACAAATTCGAGGCGGAGGAAGCGACCACCGTGTTGACGGATGTTTCCTGGGAAGTGGGGCGCACCGGGAAGCTGACGCCGGTCGCCACGGTCGAACCGGTTGAACTGGCGGGCGTAACGGTGCAGAGATGCACGCTCAACAATCTCGGCGATATTGAACGGAAAAATTTGCGGTATGCGCTGGGCTCCCATGTGTTTATCCGCCGCTCGAACGACGTGATTCCGGAAATATTGGGCAAAGCGACGGACGAGCCGGACGGGCGGGAAATTCCGGTGCCGGCGGAATGTCCGGCTTGCGGCACGCCGCTAGAAGAGCGGGGCGCGCATTTGTTTTGCCCGAACCGGCTTGGCTGCAAGCCGCAGTTGATCGGCAGAATCGTGCATTTTGCCTCGCGCGATGCGATGGATATCGAGACGTTCAGCGTGGCGACGGCGGAGCAGCTCTATGATGAACTTGGCGTAAAAGATCCGGCGGACTTGTACGATTTGCGGCTTGCCGACCTGGTCGGTTTGGAACGGTTCGCCGAGAAGAAAGCGAATAATTTGCTGCAGGCGATCGAAGCGAGCAAAACGAAAGATCTCGCCTCTTTTCTGTTCGCTTTGGGCATTCCCAACACCGGCAAGACAACGACCAAAAGCCTGGCCGGCCATTTCCGCAGCATGGATGCCGTTATGCGCGCAACCCGCGAGGAGTTGACCGGCTTGCCGGACATCGGGGACGTCGTGGCGGACAGCATCGTGACCTTTTTCGCTGATCCGTATATCCGCGCTAGCCTGTCCCGCATGTTTGCCGCGGGAGTGCGCCCGACAGCGCCGGCGGAGCGGACGCAAACGGACAGCATGTTCAGCGGGAAGACGGTCGTTTTGACCGGCACGCTCGCATCGTTGACCCGGGATGAGGCCACAGCCAAACTGGAAGCGCTCGGCGCCAAAGTGGCGGGCAGCGTTTCGAAAAAGACGGATTTCGTCATCGCCGGGGAAAACGCCGGAAGCAAACTCGCAAAAGCGCGGGATCTGGGTGTTACGGTGATCGACGACGAAGCGGAGTTCCTGAAGCTGTTGGGCATGGGTGAAGCGTAA
- a CDS encoding bifunctional aldolase/short-chain dehydrogenase: protein MITSLWEQSKADKLKSGLDELVYRSNLIGADRRVCNWGGGNTSMKTTVVDFRGRQVEVMWVKGSGSDLASMQAKNFTGLRLEDIRPLMERDDMPDDEMVAYLAHCMIDSKHPRASIETLLHAFLPFKHVDHTHPDAIISLCCADNGRELAQKIFGDRFVWVPYIRPGFKLSKMIAEGVKQNPQAELVLMEKHGLVTWGETSKDCYHKTLAIINEAAAYIAAHSAGNAAFGGEKYPALPAERRRGIAAQIMPLIRGLVSDSKKMLLAFDDADDVLEFVNSKDAPALSQVGAACPDHLVHTKRVPLFVDWDPNSQDVALLKSAVAKGISAFKEEYARYFERNRNEGDVMFEAAPRVILIPGVGMINTGKSLAMAEVSGALYHRAIAVMKGATALGKFVSLNENESYNVEYWPLELYKLTLAPPEAEFSRKIAFVTGGAGGIGSETCRRLAAEGAHVIVADLNLDGAAQVAEDINNRFGAGRAIAVKMDVTKEDEIAAAFQTAALQYGGVDILVNNAGLATSSPFADTSLKEWNLNIDVLGTGYFLVAREAFRLMKEQAIGGSMVFIGSKNSVYAGKNAAAYSAAKALEAHLARCIAAEGGQFGIRVNTILPDAVLQGSAIWNSAWREERAAAYGIQPEELEEYYRKRTTLLVNVYPKDIAEGVAFFASSKAEKTTGCMLTIDGGVPAAFVR from the coding sequence ATGATTACAAGCCTGTGGGAACAAAGCAAGGCGGACAAACTTAAAAGCGGCCTGGATGAACTGGTTTACCGCTCCAACCTGATCGGCGCGGATCGGCGGGTGTGCAACTGGGGGGGCGGCAACACCTCCATGAAAACAACCGTCGTCGACTTTCGCGGGCGGCAAGTGGAAGTGATGTGGGTGAAAGGCAGCGGTTCGGATTTGGCGTCGATGCAGGCAAAAAACTTCACGGGGCTGCGCCTGGAAGATATTCGCCCGCTCATGGAGCGCGATGATATGCCGGACGACGAAATGGTCGCGTATTTGGCCCATTGCATGATTGACAGCAAGCATCCGCGCGCATCCATCGAAACGCTGTTGCACGCCTTTTTGCCGTTCAAGCATGTCGACCATACGCATCCCGACGCGATCATCAGTTTATGCTGCGCGGATAACGGTCGCGAACTGGCCCAAAAAATATTCGGCGACCGGTTTGTCTGGGTTCCGTATATCCGGCCGGGTTTTAAACTTTCCAAAATGATCGCCGAAGGTGTTAAGCAAAATCCGCAGGCCGAGCTGGTCCTGATGGAGAAGCATGGATTGGTAACATGGGGAGAAACGTCAAAAGACTGCTATCACAAAACATTGGCAATCATCAATGAAGCGGCCGCCTATATTGCGGCACACTCAGCCGGCAACGCCGCTTTCGGAGGGGAAAAGTATCCGGCGCTTCCGGCGGAAAGACGGCGCGGGATCGCCGCGCAAATCATGCCGCTAATCCGCGGCTTGGTCAGCGACAGCAAGAAAATGCTGCTTGCGTTTGACGACGCCGACGATGTCCTGGAATTTGTGAACAGCAAGGACGCTCCCGCTCTTTCCCAAGTGGGCGCGGCTTGTCCGGACCATCTGGTGCATACGAAACGGGTGCCGCTGTTTGTTGATTGGGACCCGAATTCGCAGGATGTTGCCTTGCTCAAATCCGCGGTTGCCAAAGGCATTTCCGCGTTCAAAGAGGAATATGCCCGGTATTTCGAACGTAACCGTAATGAAGGGGACGTGATGTTTGAAGCGGCGCCCCGCGTGATCCTGATTCCCGGCGTAGGCATGATCAACACGGGCAAAAGCCTGGCAATGGCTGAAGTGAGCGGAGCGCTCTACCATCGGGCGATTGCCGTCATGAAAGGCGCCACCGCGCTGGGCAAATTCGTATCGTTAAACGAAAACGAGTCCTATAACGTTGAGTATTGGCCTTTGGAATTATACAAATTGACTTTGGCGCCGCCGGAAGCCGAGTTTTCGCGCAAGATCGCTTTTGTGACGGGCGGCGCCGGCGGCATCGGCAGCGAAACGTGCCGCAGATTGGCGGCGGAAGGAGCGCATGTAATCGTCGCCGATTTGAATTTGGACGGCGCGGCGCAGGTCGCCGAAGATATCAACAACCGCTTTGGCGCAGGCCGGGCGATTGCCGTTAAAATGGACGTGACGAAAGAAGACGAGATTGCCGCGGCGTTTCAGACGGCGGCTTTGCAGTACGGCGGCGTGGACATTTTGGTCAACAACGCCGGCTTGGCCACGTCCAGCCCGTTTGCGGATACATCGCTGAAAGAATGGAATTTGAATATCGATGTACTGGGGACCGGCTATTTTCTGGTGGCGCGGGAAGCGTTCCGGCTCATGAAAGAGCAGGCAATCGGCGGAAGCATGGTCTTTATCGGCTCGAAAAATTCGGTATATGCCGGCAAAAACGCCGCCGCTTACAGCGCGGCTAAAGCGCTGGAAGCGCATCTTGCCCGCTGTATCGCGGCGGAAGGCGGCCAGTTCGGCATCCGCGTCAATACGATTTTGCCCGATGCCGTCTTGCAAGGCTCGGCGATCTGGAATTCCGCCTGGCGGGAAGAGCGCGCCGCGGCATACGGCATTCAGCCGGAAGAACTGGAAGAGTATTACCGCAAGCGCACGACCTTATTGGTAAATGTTTATCCGAAAGATATTGCCGAAGGCGTGGCCTTTTTCGCTTCCTCCAAAGCGGAGAAAACGACGGGGTGCATGCTGACGATCGATGGCGGCGTGCCCGCCGCATTCGTACGCTGA
- the rhaI gene encoding L-rhamnose isomerase: MSDRAYALFAEQQQARGINLDRVMQKLKSLTIETPSWGYGDSGTRFKVFRKNGVPRNPYEKFADAAQVHKFTGICPSVAIHIPWDKVDDYHKLSVHAGNLGLRIGAINPNLFQDDDYMLGSVTNADPAIRRKATEHLLECVDIAKETGSRDLSLWFADGTNYPGQDDIRARKHRMQEALAAMYKAMTPDMRMLIEYKFFEPAFYHTDLADWGMAFNLASKLGPQAAVLVDTGHHAQGTNVEHIVAYLLDEERLGGFHFNSRKYADDDLIVGAINPYELFLIFYQIIDASETAAEGVRNNAENIAYMIDQSHNIEPKIPAMIRSVLNVQTQYAKALLINLEEVRAAQAAQDVLRAENAVREAFEMDVTPLLHAVREEMGVPTDPMRAFLQSGYLESIAVRGKGGASW, from the coding sequence ATGTCCGACCGTGCTTATGCATTGTTTGCGGAACAGCAACAGGCCAGGGGAATAAACCTTGATAGGGTTATGCAAAAGCTAAAATCGCTAACGATTGAAACGCCTTCCTGGGGTTACGGAGACTCCGGAACCCGATTCAAAGTGTTTCGCAAGAACGGGGTGCCCCGCAATCCGTACGAAAAATTTGCCGATGCGGCGCAGGTGCACAAATTTACCGGGATCTGTCCATCCGTAGCCATTCACATCCCCTGGGACAAGGTGGACGATTACCATAAGCTGAGTGTGCACGCGGGCAATTTGGGTTTGCGCATCGGCGCGATCAACCCGAATTTGTTCCAGGACGACGATTACATGCTGGGCAGCGTGACCAATGCCGATCCGGCAATCCGCCGCAAAGCGACGGAGCATTTGCTGGAATGCGTGGACATTGCCAAAGAAACGGGTTCGCGCGACTTAAGCCTCTGGTTCGCGGACGGCACCAATTACCCGGGGCAGGACGATATTCGCGCGCGCAAGCACCGCATGCAGGAAGCGTTGGCCGCCATGTACAAGGCGATGACGCCGGATATGCGGATGTTAATTGAATACAAGTTTTTTGAACCGGCGTTTTATCATACCGATCTCGCCGATTGGGGCATGGCCTTCAACCTGGCCAGCAAGCTGGGTCCGCAGGCCGCGGTGCTCGTTGATACGGGGCATCATGCGCAAGGAACGAATGTGGAGCATATCGTGGCTTACCTGCTCGATGAAGAAAGATTGGGCGGTTTTCATTTCAACAGCCGCAAATACGCGGACGACGATTTGATCGTGGGCGCGATCAATCCGTATGAATTGTTCCTGATCTTCTACCAGATCATCGACGCGAGTGAGACTGCGGCGGAAGGCGTGCGCAACAACGCGGAAAACATTGCGTACATGATCGATCAAAGCCACAACATCGAGCCGAAAATCCCGGCGATGATCCGTTCCGTGCTGAATGTGCAAACGCAGTACGCCAAAGCGCTCCTGATCAATCTGGAAGAGGTTCGCGCGGCGCAAGCGGCGCAAGATGTTTTGCGGGCGGAAAATGCCGTGCGGGAAGCGTTCGAAATGGACGTGACGCCGCTGTTGCATGCGGTGCGCGAAGAGATGGGCGTGCCGACGGATCCGATGCGCGCCTTTTTGCAGAGCGGCTATCTGGAAAGCATTGCCGTGCGCGGCAAAGGCGGTGCAAGCTGGTGA
- a CDS encoding rhamnulokinase family protein yields MNVLAFDLGAGSGRALIGSLHGRKMQIREVHRFANDPVQVKDRLHWDILRLYHEIKQGLLQAKLQAGGGLASLGIDSWAVDFGLIGDNGELLGNPYHYRDHHTDQVMDEVFALLPKEEIFRRTGIQFLQFNTIFQLYALRKAGSPILAKAQTLLMIPELLRYFLTGEQIGEFTNASTTQLYNPIDGCWDRTLLERIGVRPELFTRVCRPGTAIGGLLPSVRAELGLSDLQVTAVAEHDTGSAVAAVPAEQRHFAYLICGTWSLLGTETEKPVITDEALVFNFTNEGGVAGTNRLLKNIMGLWILEECRRTWRKQGLQLSYDEMSEQALQAESFASLIDPDDPAFLNPANMPQAIQDYCRKTGQPVPEQIGQIVRCILESLACKYRFVLEMTERLARQRYNGLHMIGGGIQNKLLCQFTANAIGRPVWAGPAEGSAVGNVLVQYMALGEIADIWEARTIVRKSFAIETYLPLEQERWEKAYTAFLQMMKSSGS; encoded by the coding sequence GTGAACGTCCTGGCGTTTGATCTTGGCGCCGGAAGCGGCCGGGCATTGATCGGCAGTCTGCATGGCCGCAAGATGCAAATTCGGGAAGTGCACCGGTTTGCAAACGATCCGGTGCAGGTGAAAGACAGGCTGCATTGGGATATCTTGCGGCTGTATCATGAGATCAAACAAGGCTTGTTGCAGGCGAAATTGCAAGCGGGCGGCGGATTGGCAAGTTTGGGGATCGACTCGTGGGCTGTGGATTTCGGGTTGATCGGCGATAACGGGGAATTGCTCGGAAACCCGTACCATTATCGGGACCATCACACGGATCAAGTGATGGACGAAGTGTTTGCCCTTTTGCCCAAAGAAGAAATTTTTCGCCGCACCGGCATTCAGTTTTTGCAATTCAACACGATCTTCCAGTTGTATGCGCTAAGGAAAGCCGGTTCGCCGATTTTGGCGAAGGCGCAAACGTTATTGATGATTCCCGAGTTGTTGCGGTATTTTTTAACGGGTGAACAAATCGGGGAATTCACCAACGCCAGCACAACGCAATTGTATAATCCGATTGATGGTTGTTGGGATCGGACGTTGCTTGAACGCATCGGAGTCCGTCCGGAACTGTTCACCCGGGTATGCCGCCCCGGAACCGCAATCGGCGGGCTGTTGCCGTCGGTTCGTGCCGAATTGGGACTATCCGATCTGCAGGTCACTGCCGTCGCCGAACATGATACGGGTTCAGCCGTCGCGGCAGTGCCGGCCGAACAGCGTCATTTTGCCTATTTGATTTGCGGCACTTGGTCGCTCTTGGGCACGGAGACGGAAAAACCGGTTATTACCGATGAAGCTCTCGTCTTCAATTTTACGAATGAGGGCGGCGTTGCCGGAACGAACCGGCTATTGAAAAATATTATGGGCTTGTGGATTCTGGAAGAATGCCGCCGCACCTGGCGCAAGCAAGGGCTGCAATTATCCTATGACGAAATGTCGGAGCAGGCGTTGCAGGCGGAATCGTTTGCCAGCTTGATCGATCCGGATGATCCCGCATTCCTGAACCCTGCGAACATGCCGCAGGCGATTCAGGATTATTGCCGCAAAACCGGGCAGCCCGTGCCCGAACAGATTGGACAGATCGTTCGCTGCATTTTGGAAAGCCTGGCGTGCAAATACCGGTTTGTTCTGGAAATGACGGAGCGGCTTGCGCGGCAGCGGTATAACGGGCTGCACATGATTGGCGGCGGCATTCAAAACAAGCTGCTGTGCCAGTTTACCGCCAATGCCATCGGCAGGCCGGTTTGGGCGGGACCCGCCGAAGGCAGCGCAGTCGGCAACGTTCTGGTACAATATATGGCATTGGGCGAAATAGCCGACATATGGGAGGCGAGGACGATCGTCCGAAAATCTTTTGCCATCGAAACTTATTTGCCTTTAGAACAGGAACGTTGGGAAAAAGCGTACACGGCATTTTTGCAAATGATGAAATCAAGCGGCAGTTAG
- a CDS encoding DeoR/GlpR family DNA-binding transcription regulator produces the protein MLVAQRYEMIEQLVKKRGSIRVSELSELCGVTEETIRRDLDKLERLGKLRRSHGGAVSVKETAPEIPYFEREATHVAEKKEIAAEAIKRISPRDRIILDASTTAWYMAASLPDIPLTVLTNSIKVAVELAAKSNIQVISTGGFLASRSLSYVGPLAEQALDLYHVNKAFISCKGVHLERGMSESNELQATVKRKMIGIADKTFLLADFSKFGSQELAHLAGCEQISALITDRKADSGYVQALAEKFRLEVIRPLAN, from the coding sequence ATGTTGGTGGCGCAAAGATACGAAATGATCGAGCAACTTGTCAAAAAGCGCGGCAGCATCCGCGTATCGGAATTGAGCGAACTGTGCGGCGTCACCGAGGAGACGATCCGCCGCGATCTTGACAAGCTGGAGCGGCTGGGAAAGCTGCGCAGAAGCCACGGCGGCGCGGTCAGCGTAAAGGAAACGGCGCCGGAAATTCCGTATTTCGAAAGAGAAGCGACCCATGTCGCGGAGAAAAAGGAAATTGCCGCCGAAGCGATCAAGCGCATTTCGCCCAGGGACCGGATTATTCTCGATGCCAGCACAACCGCGTGGTACATGGCGGCCAGTTTGCCGGATATACCGCTTACGGTGCTGACGAATTCGATCAAGGTGGCGGTCGAATTGGCCGCCAAAAGCAACATCCAGGTGATTTCCACCGGCGGTTTTTTGGCTTCGCGATCGCTTTCTTATGTTGGCCCGTTGGCCGAACAGGCGCTGGATCTTTACCACGTGAATAAAGCGTTTATCTCCTGCAAGGGTGTCCATCTGGAGCGGGGCATGTCGGAGTCGAATGAGTTGCAAGCGACCGTAAAACGCAAAATGATCGGCATTGCCGACAAAACGTTTTTGCTGGCCGATTTCAGCAAATTTGGCTCGCAGGAACTCGCCCATTTGGCGGGCTGTGAGCAAATATCCGCGCTCATCACCGACCGGAAAGCGGATTCAGGCTATGTGCAGGCGTTAGCCGAAAAATTCCGTCTGGAAGTCATCCGCCCTTTGGCAAACTGA
- a CDS encoding (Fe-S)-binding protein, giving the protein MKVSLFITCLSDALYPRVGAAMVRIFAKLGVKLDFPGQQTCCGQPAFNSGYWKEARSSAKTLLEAFADSDFVVSPSGSCTCMIQHYYPELFKNDPEYAEKANQMAEKTYEFSQFLVSVLGVQDVGAVFPHKVAYHPSCHGTRLLGIKDEPLALLQNIRGLELVPIPYAQDCCGFGGTFAVKMSDISAAMVREKADHVLETEAEVLTGMDLSCLMHISGNMQYRGEKIRVMHLAELLYEGMVAGGRI; this is encoded by the coding sequence ATGAAAGTTTCCTTGTTTATCACCTGTTTGAGCGATGCGCTGTATCCGCGGGTTGGCGCGGCAATGGTGCGGATATTCGCCAAACTGGGAGTGAAGCTGGATTTTCCCGGGCAGCAAACTTGTTGCGGCCAGCCCGCATTCAACAGCGGGTACTGGAAGGAAGCGAGAAGCTCCGCAAAAACGCTCCTGGAAGCGTTTGCCGACAGCGACTTTGTCGTTTCCCCTTCCGGCTCGTGCACCTGTATGATTCAACACTATTATCCCGAATTGTTCAAAAACGATCCCGAATATGCGGAAAAGGCCAACCAAATGGCGGAGAAAACTTATGAATTCTCGCAATTTCTCGTCTCGGTGCTGGGTGTGCAAGACGTGGGAGCGGTGTTTCCGCATAAGGTTGCGTATCATCCTTCCTGCCACGGCACGCGGCTTTTGGGAATCAAGGACGAACCGCTTGCGCTGCTGCAAAACATTCGTGGGCTGGAACTTGTGCCGATTCCCTATGCGCAGGATTGCTGCGGTTTTGGCGGCACTTTTGCCGTGAAAATGAGCGATATTTCCGCGGCGATGGTGCGGGAGAAAGCCGACCATGTGCTGGAAACGGAAGCGGAAGTTTTGACAGGCATGGATTTGAGCTGCCTGATGCATATTTCCGGAAACATGCAGTACCGGGGAGAAAAGATTCGCGTCATGCATCTGGCCGAACTTTTGTATGAGGGGATGGTTGCAGGTGGGCGCATCTGA
- a CDS encoding LutB/LldF family L-lactate oxidation iron-sulfur protein, with protein sequence MGASDGTVKTRAKLALNDDFLRQAVRFTTDKLRDGKKKATEEQGNWEDWRERGELIRAHTIANLDYYLAQFAKNARLHGAHVHFARDAAEAAAIAIAIAKEKQAGLAVKSKSMVTEEIHLNQAFAKANIKSVETDLGEYIIQLAEEAPSHIIIPAIHKNRRQVAEVLSRDAGENLPPETKVLAGYVRKKLREYFLAADVGITGCNFAVAETGSIVIFENEGNARMVSTVPKTQITLMGMERLIPSLDDLEVMATLLPRSATGQRLTVYMSVITGPRRQDDGDGPENMHIIVLDNGRSLQLGDAEFQDVLNCIRCGACLNVCPVYHQVGGHTYGSTYSGPIGAILKSALNGDVSTWDDSMNLCTLCGACTEACPERIPLHNMFLHLRRRKVEAGHAQPAEKSAFKGFSYVMADAKRYQTALKFGRFGQRFIARGGVIKAKIGPLKKWTASRYAPTLPKNSFRDDWASLHRELEEQLPETSPEMLERLMRAKHNRETGGNGHGRTNRA encoded by the coding sequence GTGGGCGCATCTGACGGGACGGTCAAAACCCGGGCCAAACTGGCGCTTAATGACGACTTTTTGCGCCAGGCGGTGCGGTTTACGACGGATAAACTCAGGGACGGCAAGAAAAAAGCCACGGAGGAACAAGGGAATTGGGAGGATTGGCGCGAACGGGGCGAGCTGATCCGCGCGCATACGATTGCCAATCTGGATTACTATTTGGCGCAATTTGCAAAAAACGCGCGGCTGCATGGCGCCCATGTGCATTTTGCCCGGGATGCCGCCGAAGCCGCGGCTATTGCCATTGCCATCGCCAAAGAAAAACAGGCCGGTCTGGCCGTGAAATCCAAATCGATGGTGACGGAAGAAATCCATCTGAATCAGGCGTTTGCAAAAGCGAACATCAAATCCGTGGAAACGGATCTCGGCGAATACATTATCCAATTGGCTGAAGAAGCGCCGTCGCACATCATCATTCCGGCCATTCACAAAAACCGGCGCCAGGTAGCCGAAGTGTTATCCCGCGATGCCGGAGAAAATCTGCCTCCCGAAACAAAGGTGTTGGCCGGATACGTGCGAAAAAAACTGCGGGAATATTTTCTTGCCGCGGATGTCGGCATTACCGGCTGCAATTTTGCCGTCGCCGAAACCGGTTCGATCGTCATTTTTGAAAATGAAGGCAATGCGCGCATGGTCAGCACCGTGCCGAAAACGCAAATCACGCTTATGGGCATGGAGCGGCTTATTCCGAGCCTCGATGACCTGGAAGTAATGGCGACGCTTTTGCCCCGGTCGGCCACGGGACAGCGTTTGACCGTGTACATGTCGGTGATTACCGGACCGCGCAGGCAAGACGACGGCGACGGACCGGAGAACATGCATATCATCGTGCTGGACAACGGCCGTTCTCTGCAGCTTGGCGACGCGGAGTTTCAGGATGTGCTGAATTGCATCCGCTGCGGCGCTTGCCTGAATGTATGCCCGGTTTATCATCAGGTCGGCGGCCATACTTACGGCAGCACGTACTCGGGGCCGATTGGGGCGATTTTGAAATCGGCATTGAATGGCGATGTGTCCACCTGGGACGACTCAATGAATTTGTGCACGTTGTGCGGCGCATGTACGGAAGCGTGCCCGGAGCGAATTCCGCTGCACAATATGTTTCTGCATTTGCGCAGGCGAAAAGTGGAGGCCGGACATGCGCAGCCGGCTGAAAAAAGCGCATTTAAAGGCTTCAGCTATGTCATGGCGGACGCAAAACGGTATCAAACGGCGCTCAAATTCGGGAGATTCGGCCAGCGCTTTATCGCGCGGGGCGGCGTGATCAAAGCAAAGATCGGACCTTTGAAAAAATGGACGGCAAGCCGCTACGCCCCGACGCTGCCAAAGAACAGTTTTCGGGACGACTGGGCAAGTTTGCATCGGGAACTGGAGGAGCAACTTCCCGAGACGTCGCCGGAAATGCTGGAAAGGCTGATGCGGGCCAAGCACAATCGGGAAACAGGAGGTAATGGGCATGGTCGAACAAACCGGGCATGA
- a CDS encoding LUD domain-containing protein: MVEQTGHEIPAAVYDEAGEGERSFLENISRRLRRPQPKSAPKHPFRGAPEFWKEYQLPVDECIRTFIDHWESAGGKAIRTSGDNELRQTVIEILQTHHITSVIRQNQPKLAELLLDAGMPEARWKTWSVAERGSLAEFAAQADAGVVIADYAVAHTGTVVLGSSSDKGRSVSLLPPLLVVIVPISRLRTRLGEVMRDLQEISSAQFPAGVHFVSGPSRSADIENDLTIGVHGPGIVYAIMADF, encoded by the coding sequence ATGGTCGAACAAACCGGGCATGAGATTCCGGCAGCCGTTTACGATGAGGCGGGCGAGGGCGAGCGATCGTTCCTGGAAAATATTTCGCGCCGTTTGCGCAGGCCGCAGCCGAAATCCGCGCCGAAGCATCCGTTTCGCGGCGCGCCTGAATTCTGGAAGGAGTATCAACTGCCGGTCGATGAGTGCATCCGAACCTTTATCGACCATTGGGAAAGTGCGGGAGGAAAAGCCATTCGGACAAGCGGGGACAACGAATTGCGGCAAACCGTGATTGAGATATTGCAGACTCATCACATTACGTCGGTGATCCGGCAAAACCAGCCGAAACTTGCGGAATTGTTGCTGGATGCCGGCATGCCGGAAGCCCGCTGGAAAACCTGGAGCGTTGCCGAACGCGGCTCGCTCGCCGAGTTTGCGGCGCAGGCCGACGCGGGCGTTGTCATCGCCGATTACGCTGTTGCGCATACCGGCACTGTCGTGCTCGGTTCATCGAGCGACAAAGGCCGGTCGGTCAGCCTGCTGCCTCCACTGCTCGTCGTCATTGTGCCGATTTCGCGGCTGCGCACAAGGCTGGGCGAAGTGATGCGGGATTTGCAGGAAATCTCCTCAGCGCAATTTCCGGCCGGCGTGCATTTCGTGTCGGGTCCGAGCCGCTCTGCAGACATCGAGAACGATCTGACGATCGGCGTGCACGGCCCGGGCATCGTCTATGCCATCATGGCTGACTTTTAG